Proteins encoded in a region of the Esox lucius isolate fEsoLuc1 chromosome 9, fEsoLuc1.pri, whole genome shotgun sequence genome:
- the rab11fip4b gene encoding rab11 family-interacting protein 4B isoform X3, with protein MTSADEVLAGGVLGQGDHHSSPQIKDGRGDEALTRPVIMCTRVLPARPNPEPGCHLFPEEEAGLAEGRERAESGGDSAVEGATPGSDGSDGGRNSGEQDNGLGGLFLPGDKRGQLNPSVTSDLSTRSSASLNEEQFEDYGEGEDADYTPGSPSPDDEMRTNGYSDLGSSVPSSAGQTPRKTRQLCNEEMMDVYCSQCCKKVNLLNDLEVRLKNLKTNSPNRKISSTAFGRQLLHTSNFSSSNGSTEDLFRDSIDSCDVDITEKVSYLEKKVAEFENDTLMNGDLKSKLKQENTQLVHRVHELEEQLKDQEARAEQNLEEEQRRHREAYNKMERDKSTEIELLHNRVQQLEEENGELSVNMSRLKSQTEKLDEEKQRMTDKLEDTSLRLKDEMDLYRKMMDKLRHNRHEFQKEREAMQELIEDLRRELEHLQLFKLETEKPGRGRSSTSSLTEFNAKTREVELEHEVKRLKQPFVSQDFPLTSDLQHLVVSAGARLRHGQTENQKLREQNDDLNGQILSLSLYEAKNLFATQTKAQSLAAEIDNASRDDLMEALKEQEEINFRLRQYMDKIILSILDHNPSILEIKTN; from the exons cgtGGTGACGAAGCCCTTACTCGTCCAGTCATCATGTGCACCCGGGTGCTCCCGGCCCGCCCCAACCCAGAGCCTGGGTGCCACCTATTTCCAGAAGAGGAGGCAGGGCTGGCGGAGGGCAGAGAGCGGGCCGAGTCGGGCGGGGACAGCGCTGTGGAGGGCGCCACCCCGGGGTCAGACGGCTCCGACGGGGGGAGGAACAGTGGGGAACAGGATAACGGACTTGGGGGGCTGTTCTTACCCGGAGACAA GCGCGGTCAGCTTAACCCGtcggtgacctctgacctgtcaACACGTTCCTCGGCCTCTCTGAATGAGGAGCAGTTTGAGGActatggagagggagaggatgcaGATTACACTCCCGGTAGCCCCTCCCCCGACGACGAGATGCGCACCAATGGCTACTCTGACCTGGGTTCATCGGTACCCTCCAG tgctGGACAGACACCCAGGAAGACGCGGCAACTGTGTAACGAGGAGATGATGGACGTCTACTGCTCCCAGTGCTGTAAGAAGGTCAACCTGCTCAATGACCTGGAGGTCAGGCTGAAGAACCTCAAAACCAACAG CCCCAATAGGAAGATCTCCAGCACAGCTTTTGGCAG GCAACTCCTCCACACCAGTAACTTCAGCAGCAGCAACGGCAGCACCGAGGACCTGTTCAGGGACAGCATCGACTCCTGTGACGTGGACATCACCGAGAAG GTGAGCTACCTAGAAAAGAAGGTTGCAGAGTTTGAAAATGACACTCTGATGAACGGAGATCTAAAGTCCAAGCTGAAACAGGAGAATACACAGCTGGttcacag GGTCCACGAGTTGGAGGAGCAACTGAAGGACCAGGAGGCACGGGCCGAGCAGAATCTGGAAGAGGAGCAGAGACGACACCGCGAGGCCTACAACAAGATGGAGAGGGACAAGAGCACGGAGATAGAACTGCTGCACAACCG GGTCCAACAGCTTGAAGAGGAGAACGGGGAGTTGTCGGTGAACATGAGCAGACTCAAGTCTCAGACGGAGAAACTGgacgag GAGAAGCAGCGGATGACAGACAAGCTGGAGGACACCAGTCTGAGGCTGAAGGATGAGATGGATCTGTACCGGAAGATGATGGACAAACTGAGACACAACAGACACGAGTttcagaaggagagggaggccaTGCAGGAG CTGATCGAGGACCTACGCCGGGAGCTGGAGCACCTGCAGCTGTTCAAGCTGGAAACCGAGAAGCCCGGCCGCGGCCGGAGCTCCACCTCCAGCCTGACCGAGTTCAATGCCAAGACCAGGGAGGTGGAGCTGGAGCACGAGGTCAAAAGACTCAAACAG CCATTCGTTTCCCAGGATTTTccactgacctctgacctccagcACCTCGTAGTGTCTGCTGGGGCACGCCTCCGTCACGGTCAGACG GAGAATCAGAAGCTGAGGGAACAGAACGACGACCTGAACGGTCAGATCCTCAGTCTCAGTCTGTACGAAGCTAAAAACCTGTTCGCCACCCAGACCAAGGCCCAGTCGCTGGCCGCCGAGATAGACAACGCCTCGCGAGACGAT TTGATGGAAGCCCTCAAGGAACAGGAGGAGATCAACTTCCGTCTGCGGCAGTACATGGACAAGATCATTCTGTCCATCCTGGACCACAACCCCTCAATCCTGGAGATCAAGACCAACTAG